A region of the Arenibacter antarcticus genome:
TACCTCCTTGTGATCTCCTAAGGTCTTGTGTCTATGCCCAATTATAAGGTAGATGCCTACTGCGTGTATCGTTTAAATTGTAACTTACCCAATTAGGCTGTGGCAGTTAAGCGTCAATTTTAAATATTTTGTATTTTGATTTATCTATTTTACTTTTCCTGGATAGTACTTAAAAGTGTCTCGAAAAACAATAGTAATTGATGCCGCGTTTTTAGGTGTCGAATAATTGATTTGGATTAGGTGCTTTTTTATTTACTATAAGTAAGACATGAAGGCGATTTGGGCAACTATTCCTACAGATATAAAGTCCCTAACGTATGAGTGCGTTACCTTAACTTTCAAGATAAACTTATCACTCAAAAGCAATAATAAAGATTATCAGATCAGAAACGGATAATGTATTATAATAAGCCTTATTTAGTGATTCCTTTGGTTGGGATCAGGGTAAAGGTTTTAGGTAAATAACATTCTTAATCACTGGGAATGATTTTTTTATAAATTATATAGGAATAATCAAATACCTTATTAAAATTTCTAATTTTGCCACTATGCAGGAAACATTGGAAAAGTACCTTCCTGAGAGAGCGGTAGGATTGTGTCTGGAGCTCATAAAGGAAAATGATGTAAACTTAAAAATTGTAAACCAGCGTGTTACGCGTCATGGTGATTACAGAAGGTTGCCTAACGGTGCGCATATGATTACCGTAAATGTAAGCTTGAACAAATATCGATTTTTGATTACCTTGGTGCATGAAATTGCGCATCTGGTGGCGTTTGAGAAATATGGAAAAACAATTAAGCCCCATGGTGTCCAATGGAAAATGACATTTCAATATTTAATGCTCCCCTTTATTAGGCCAGAGGTGTTCCCTACCAAAATATTGCCGCTTTTGGCCAATCATTTTAAGAACCCTAAAGCCAGCAGTGATACCGATGCAAGACTATCCATAGCGCTCAAGGAATTTGACAAGCAGGAGGAGGGGAAGAATTATGTGTTTCAGTTGCCACATGGCAGTATATTCCGAATTTATAACGGTAAATTGTTCCAAAAGAAAAATAAAAGGGTAAAACGATATGAATGTATAGAAGTGGCAACTGGGAAAGTGTATCTTTTTCAACCGAATGCCGAGGTAGAATTGATAAAGACCTAAGCGATGGAAATGAATAAAAATTATTATGCCGTTTTGATGGCTGGTGGAGTAGGGTCGCGATTTTGGCCTATAAGTACCTCCGATTTTCCAAAGCAATTTCACGATATGTTAGGTGCAGGGGATACTTTGATTCAAAAAACGTTTAAGCGACTGAATAAATTTATTCCTACAGAAAACATATTGATCTTGACCAATGAGAGGTATAACCAATTGGTTTTAGAGCAATTGCCATTGGTGAAACAGGAGCAAGTGGTTTTGGAACCTGCCATGCGCAATACCGCTCCCTGTATTTTATATGCTGCATTAAAAATACAAAAGAAGAATCCGGATGCTGTTATGATTGTTGCACCCAGCGATCATTGGATCGAGGATGAAAGTGCATTTGCTAGAGATGTGGTTAGCTGTTTTAACAAATGTGAAAAAGAAGATGTTCTTTGTACCCTGGGGATAAAACCAACCTTTCCCAATACCGGTTTTGGTTATATAGAATATGAAAAAACAGATACCACTCCTGTAAAAAGGGTAAAACAGTTTAGGGAAAAACCAGACTATGAAACTGCTAAAGAATTTTTAAGCCAAGGAAATTTTTTATGGAACGCCGGAATTTTTATGTGGAGTGTTTCGGCCATAGTCAACTCCTTTGAGAAATACTGCCCTGAACAGTACAACTTATTCTGGAAAGGTGTAGGTTATTACAATACAGAGGAAGAAAGTGCATTTATTTTGGAGCATTATCCGAAGGCTGAGAATATTTCCATAGATTACGCAATTTTAGAGCCATCATCCAATATTGTAGTGCTACCGGCCTCATTTGATTGGAGCGATTTGGGGACCTGGGGGTCCTTATACGATAAGTTGGATAAAGATGATGACAACAACGCTGTGGTGAATGCTAGAGTGCTAAGCGTGAATGCCAACGGCAATATCATTCGTGCCCCAAAAGAGAAAATTGTTGTTGTAGATGGATTAAACGATTACATAATTGTGGATAAAAAAGAGGTGTTGCTAATATATCCGAAATCTAAGGAACAGGAAATTAAAAAAGTACTTACAAAGGTTAAAGATCAGTTTGGTGATCAGTTTGCGTAAAGATGGAAGAAAATTTAAAGAAAAAGGACGATAAGGGGTTTTCTAATGGAAACCCAGAGAATATCAAGAGAGATTTTAAAGGCCTTTTAGGAGGGGTCGGGGTATTCTTGAAGGATTTATTAGATATTCGTGACAATACTGATCAAGAGGCTACCAAAGCGTCCATTATTGCTGATATACCCTTTAAGGGACATACGTCATGGATTTTGATCTGCTCTATTTTTATAGCATCTGTGGGGCTGAATGCCAATAGTACAGCAGTGGTAATAGGTGCGATGTTAATCTCTCCCCTTATGGGACCTATTTTAGGTGTGGGGCTTTCTTTGGCTACCAATGATATTGATACCTTAAGGCGATCGTTAAAGAATTTCGCAGTCATGGTGGTGCTCAGTGTTTTTACTGCGTTCTTGTTCTTCTACTTTTTTCCATTGCGCGATGAATCATCGGAGCTACTAGCTCGTACGGCACCAGACATTAGGGATGTGCTTATTGCCTTTTTTGGTGGCCTTGCCCTAGTGATTGCCAGAGCAAAAAAAGGGACCATTGCCAGTGTGATCTTTGGTGTTGCAATTGCCACCGCTTTAATGCCTCCATTATGTACCGTAGGTTTTGGATTGGCCATTGGTAATTTTGGGTATGCTACAGGAGCAATGTACCTCTTTACAATAAATACCATTTTTATTGGTTTGGCGACCTTCCTGGTGATAAAAGTGTTGCGCTTCCCTATGGTGCGGTATGCCAATTCTCAACGCCGAAGGTTTATTGCAAGAATGGCCTCTATAGTTGCTATTTTAGTTATGATTCCAGCAGGATTTACCTTTTATGATGTCTTTCAGGAATCGCTTTTCAGAAAGGAAGCCAAGCAGTTTATTGCCAATAATATTAAGCCCTATGAATTACCTGGGGAAGGTAGATACCTAGATAACCTAACGGATATTGCGTACGCGCATGGGAAAGATGGCTATATAGAATTGGTGTTTATGGGCAGTGAATCTATCCCGGATAATGTCGTAGCTACTTGGAATACGCAAAAGAACAATTATGTTAAGTTGCGGAACGTGGAATTAAAAATTGTACAAGGTTCCAAGAATTTGGAATTGGATCAAATGAAGTACGTAAACGAACTGTACGAAACTAAAAAAGCTGAACTCTTAAGTAAGGAACAACAAATACAGGTCCTAAAAGAAGAGGTGGGGAAAATGAGTAAAATTGCTGCCCAACAAATCCCTTTTCAAGAAATTAGTGCAGAGGCAAAGACCAATTATGAGAATTTGAGTAATTTGGGTTTTGCCTATACTATTACGACCGATTTTAGTAAGTTAGATACCATCCCCGTTTTTAATGTGCAATGGAAAAAAGGACTGTCTAGCCATCAAAAAACAAAGGACACCCAAAAATTAACTGACTGGTTGCGATTAAGATTAAAGAATGCTAAAATTCAGGTAAGGGAAGAAAAAATTTAATTTCTTTCTTCTATATACATCTGGCGCACCTTTTTAAAGAGTTCCGAGGAATAGACAAAGTCTGTTACCGCCTCGTTATCTGTTTTAAAAATCTCCTTATTGCTGCCTTCCCATTCTTTGAGTCCGTTCTTTAGGAAAATTATCTTTTCGCCTATTTCCATAACGGAGTTCATATCATGAGTATTGATCACCGTGGTAATGTCGTATTCCTGGGTTATTTCATGGATCAGATTGTCGATCAGTATTGCTGTCTTGGGATCCAATCCAGAATTGGGTTCATCGCAAAACAAATATTTGGGGTTCATCACTATGGCCCTTGCAATGGCTACCCTTTTTTGCATTCCCCCAGATATTTCAGAAGGAAATTTTTTATGGGCATCCAAAAGGTTTACCCTTTTTAATACAAAATCTGCCCGGTCCTGCATTTCTGATTTGGATTGTTTGGTAAACATGGTTAATGGAAACATAACATTGCCCTCTACGGTCATAGAATCGAATAAAGCGCTACCCTGGAATACCATGCCCATCTCTTGCCTAAGATCTCGCTGTTCGTCTCCCGTTAAGTCGGAATAGATTTTTCCATCATAACTAATAGTGCCCTTATCTGTACTAAAGAGGCCGAGTAAGCATTTTATAAATACAGTTTTACCAGACCCACTTTGGCCGATGATTAAATTGGTCTTGCCCTTCTCAAAATTAGAACTGATCCCTTTTAATACATGGGAGTCATCAAAAGATTTATGGATGTTGTTTACTTCTATCATTAGCCCAATAGTAATTGTGTTAGCACATAGTTGAAAATAATAATAACTACACTGGTCCATACAAAGGAAGTAGTACTCGCTTTCCCTACTTCCAAGGCTCCACCTTTCATATAATACCCATGGAAAGAGGGTATGGTGGCAATGACGAGTGCAAAAACAATCGATTTTAAAAAGGAATAAGTGATGTGAAATGGAATAAAATCTAATTGTAGTCCTTCTACAAAGTCGGCACTGGAACTAAATCCGCCGAAAACTCCAGCTACCCAGCCTCCAAAAATACCTACGTACATAGCAATGGCTATTACAAAAGGATAGAATAGCATGGCAATAATTTTCGGAAAGACTAAATAGTTTAAAGAATTGACTCCCATGATCTCCAGAGCATCAATTTGTTCCGTTACCCGCATCGTTCCAATACTAGAAGTGATATAAGACCCCACTTTCCCCGCCATAATAATAGAGGTGAAAGTCGGTGCAAATTCCAATATAACCGATTGCCTGGTGGCAAAACCGATAAGGTTTCTGGGTATTAATGGATTGGTAATGTTTAGAGCGGTCTGTATTGCTACAACACCACCTATGAAAAACGAGATAAAAATTATTATGCCGAGGGATCCATAAATAAGTTCGTCAATTTCCTTTAAGATCAACTTTTTCATTACAGACCATTTTGTGGGTTTTTTAAAAACCTCCCTGATCATAATAAAATAGCTGCCAATCGATGCTAAGTAGTTCATTCAATATAAATATGCTTGCAAATGTAAAAATAACAATATTAAGAATCATTTAACCTTCAATTGAGGTATAAAGGTTTAAATTCTATATTTTTGAGTTTCATAAAATTTATAATAATGATAAAAAGAAGTGTATTAGTATTGTTTTTGTTGGTATTCCTTGGTTATGCCAGCGTTCCTTTGCATGCCCAAAGGAAATCTCGGAATAAAATAGAGATTAGTGAGACTAAAGAGATTGCTGCTACTCCAAAACTGGTAGTTGGTATCGTAGTGGATCAAATGAGGTATGATTATCTTACCCGTTTTTGGGATCGCTATGGGGAAGGTGGATTTAAACGAATGGTGAATGACGGTTTTAACTGTAAAAACAATCATTTCAATTATGCGCCAACCTACACTGGCCCGGGGCATGCATCTGTGTATACCGGTACTTCCCCTTCTGTACATGGTATAATAGGAAATGATTGGTACGATAAATTTGATGATAAAAGTGTATACTGTGCAGGAGATGATTCCTATAACTCTGTGGGTACCGCCTCCGACTCGGGGAAAATGTCTCCCCATAGGATGCAATCTACTACCATGACAGATCAATTGCGATTGCATACCCAAATGCAAGGGAAAGTAATTGCAGTTGCTATAAAAGATAGGGGTGCTGTTTTACCTGGAGGTCATTCTGCTAATGCAGCCTACTGGTTTAAAGGTGGCGATGAGGGCAATTGGATAACAAGTACGTATTATATGGATGAATTGCCTACTTGGGTAAAGGATTTCAATACCAAAAGAAGTGTAGATGCGTACAAAAAGCCATGGACTACCCTAAAGGATATCAATACCTATGCAGAAAGCGGATCGGATAAGAATAATTATGAAGGCTTATTTAAAGGGAAGGCTTCGGCTACTTTCCCATATGACCTAGAGGCTTTGTGGGATGATAATGACCAATATAGCATACTTGCCAACACGCCCTATGGAAACAGTCTGACTACCGATTTTGCATTGGCTGCGTTAGACAAGGAATCCTTGGGAGAGGATAATATCACGGATTTCCTTGCGGTGAGTTACTCAAGTACGGATTATGTAGGGCATAAATGGGGTGTTAATTCCAAGGAGATACAAGATACTTATATGCGTTTGGACCAAGATTTAGAGCGCCTATTTAAAAGATTGGATGAGAAGGTTGGAGTAGGGGAATACACTGTTTTTCTTACTGCAGACCACGCAGCGGTTCATGTGCCGGCCTATTTGAAGGATCAGAAAATACCGGCAAACTATTTGTCGTTAACAGACATAAAGAATAAGCTAAACGATTATCTTAAATATACTTTTGGATCTACGGAAATCATTAAAAACATTTCTAACAATCAGATATTCTTGGATCATAAGGTGGTGAATAATTTGGATATAGACCTTGCTGAGATTCAAAATAATATTGCTCAAGAACTAATACTGTACGAAGGAATTTATAAGATATATACCGCCAATCAGATGTGGCAAAATAATTATACCAAGGGAATTTCCAATATTATACAGAATGGGTACAATCAGAAACGTTCTGGCGACATCCTTATCGTTTATGATCCATCTGCTATTAGTTATAATAAAACAGGATCTACCCATGGGTCTCCGTGGATATACGATACTCATTCTCCTTTATTGTTCTTTGGAAAAGGGATTAAAAAAGGGAGTACGGTAAACAGGACTGAAATTCCTGATATTGCCCCGACCATTTCAGCTCTTTTGGGGATGGCATTTCCTTCAGGGACAACTGGAGCACCTATAGTTGAGGTGTTAGAATAGTCAAAATATTGTTTTAGTAAGGGCCAAGCATTTCTTCTTAGAAAAGTTTGGCCCTTATTTTTTTCCAACGCAACTGGCGAATAAATTTACCTTCGGCTGTATTTACTAAAAAGGGTGACTTTTCTTTTTTTGCTTTTAAAAATCCCCGCATATTATCCCAGAATACTTTAGGCTTATGGTGCTTGAAGGCCATTTTAATGGAGGCGATAAAGCTAATTATCAGCCCGTACCTCATGGTGTACATGGCTTTTCCCTGTAGTAATCTCGCTTTTTGGTTGTATCCTTTTCCTAGGGGGCGAAGGTGTTTAACCGCCAAGCTATCTTCAGTGTGTATTTCAAAGGAATAGTACTGCGCAAGTAACTCATCTACTGTATCCCATCCCATTGCGTTTTTAAGTCCACCAATAGCTTTAAAACAAGTTTTGGAATACGCCTTAAAGGCTCCGCGAACGTGATCTTTATCCATGGGGTGATTTAAAATCCATTCCCCGCTTTTATCCTGCTCATAAATAAACCCTCCGGCAATTCCAGCCTTTGGATTAAGGTGAAAAATTTCGGCAATTTTTTTAAAGTAATCAGATGGCAGTATGGTGTCTGCATCTAATTTCACTAAGAAATCATAGTCAAGATCAATTATCTCCAAGCCTTTGTTAAAGGCATTAATTACTTTGCTTCCCGGCATATGCTCCTCGGAGGAAGTAGTGTTCAGCTTGGTGATAAAGGGATATTTGGAGGTGAAGTGGTCTATTACACTTTCCGTATTGTCCGTAGAATGGTCATTTACTACCACCACTCTAAAAGGTGTTAAGCTTTGGTTTGCTACGGATTGCAAGTTGTCCGAAAGGAAATTGCCCTCATTGTGGGCTGGGATGATAATTTGGTATTTCATCGTTTATTTTAAACAGCCTCTAAAATACAAAATACAATTGTGGATCACCTGGCTCTTTCAAGGGGTGGAAATCCCTTTATTTGGAATTGTTGTTAGCGTGTATTTTCCGCTCTGCATAGACTATGTAATAACGCGGGGTAAAGCTTCTAAGCAATGGTCTAATGCCTAGTTTTTTAACAGGATTAGTCCATTTGGCACTATCTTTAACTTCCCATCCAGCTTTTTCCAATAGCCAATCAAACTGCCATGGCTCAAATTCATGGAAATGCCTATCCCAAGCGTCGGTTTTACTGCGGTAGGCTGGTGAAAACCATAAACGTAACGGGATACTAGCCACTAATTTATTACTTTTTATTTCCGTTAGAATGTTGTATGGAGCAATTAAGTGTTCAAATATTTCGAAGGCAGTGACCACCTCGGCAGAACTTTTTTGAACAGAGGTGTAATCCAAATCTAAATCCTCCCCTTTAGTATTGGATACGCTATAACCGTTCTCTTTCATGATTCTAGAGAACGGGTTTTCTACACCAAGGTCCAAGATCGTTTGATCTGGAGATATGTGTTTTTTAAGAAAGTCAAGCGTATTTTTAAAACGTTTATTCGGAAAAGTTTTCTCGTACATGGACTCGTTGCTATTATACTCTGTAAACGATGGCATTTACATTCATTCCAGCGCCAACGCTGGCAAAGATAACAACATCTCCTTTGGAAATAGATTGATTTTCTACTTTTCCTTTTTTTACCATATCGAATAAAGTAGGTATTGTGGCCACCGAACTATTTCCCAGTTTAGCTATAGTCATTGGCATAATGCCTTTTGGCATTTCCTGATTGTATAGTTTGTAAAATCGCTTGATAATAGCTTCGTCCATTTTTTCATTCGCCTGGTGGATAAAAATTTTATTTACCTCCGATATGGCAACTCCGCTCTGGTCCAAGCATTCTTTCATGGCTAGAGGGACATTGGTGATAGCAAATTCATAAATTTTTCTCCCGTACATTTTTATGTACCTGTGGTCTTCATCGACCTGCTTGGAAAAAGAATCACCAAAGAAAAGGAAATACGCTTCCCCATTGGCATAAGTGGCACTATTGTGAGCTAATATTTGGCCATTATCCTCTCTTGATTCTACTATGGTGGCTCCGGCTCCGTCCGAGTAGATCATGGAATCGCGGTCATGCTTGTCAACAACCCTAGATAGTGTTTCTGCCCCAATAACAAGGCATTTTTTAGCAATCCCACTTTTTATAAATGCATTTGCCTGAATTACTCCTTCTAGCCAGCCTGGACAGCCAAACATGAGGTCATATGCCACACATTTTGGATTGTTTATTTTTAATTGGTGCTTCACCCTGGTTGCCAAGCTGGGTAAGGTGTCCCCTTGACTTTTACCCTCGGAAACATCGCCGAAATTATGGGCGAAAATGATGTAATCCAATTCTTCCTTATCAATGCCAGCATCGGCAATGGCTTTTTCAGCCGCAAAGAAGGCCATATTGGAAGTGTTTATATCTTTGGTTGCATAACGGCGCTCCTCTATACCAGTAATGCTCCTAAATTTTTGAATAATAACTTCATTGGAATGATTAAATGAAGTGCCATCATCATTTAAAAATTCATGTTCTAGAAAATCTACGTTTTTGGTTACTACTGATGGTAAGTAAGAACCAGTTCCTGTAATTCCAATTTTCATAATAGGTTACTCATTTTTTATTTTAAATATAATACAATGGGTCAGGTCTATTCTTTCGGCATAAAATTGCTTACGATGTCCAAGCATGACGTTCATTGATAGTTGTAAAGGAAAACAGCCTTTTAAATTTATGTAAAAGGCTGCTAACTAGTTGATTTGCTGATGTTTCTACGCGTCCATATAGGCCTCTATTGGAGCGCAGGTACAGATTAAATTACGGTCTCCATAGGTTTCGTCCACGCGCCTTACGGATGGCCAAAATTTGTTTTCCATGATATAAGGAAGTGGAAAAGCAGCTTTTTGTCTACTATAAGGGAATTCCCAGTTGTCCGAAGTAACCATTTCCAAAGTATGTGGAGCGTTTTTAAGGGGATTGTTGTTGTCATCGATCAATGCCTCATCTATTTCTTCCCTAATTGCGTGCATTGCGCCACAAAACCGGTCCAATTCTGCGAGGCTTTCACTTTCCGTGGGCTCTATCATTAAGGTTCCAGCTACAGGGAAGGAAACGGTTGGAGCATGGAAGCCGTAATCCATTAATCTTTTGGCTATATCGGATACTTCAATGCCTTTTTGCTTAAAAGGGCGACAGTCAATAATCATTTCATGGGCAGCTCTTCCTCTTTCTCCAGTGTAAAGAACCTCGAACTTTCCACTTAATTTATTTTTTATATAATTTGCATTTAAGATAGCGGTCCTTGTGGATTGGGTAAGTCCACTTTCTCCTAACATTTTTATATATCCGTAAGAAATAAGACATACCAAGGAGCTTCCCCAAGGTGCAGCAGATATTGCTGTTATAGCATTCTTTCCTCCTGTTTTAATTACAGGGTTTCCAGGTAAAAATGGAACCAATTGCTCTGCTACGCAAATTGGGCCAACACCAGGACCACCTCCCCCGTGAGGAATGGCAAAGGTTTTGTGAAGGTTTAAATGACAAACATCTGCGCCAATGGTTGCAGGGTTGGTGAGCCCTACTTGGGCATTCATATTGGCACCGTCCATATAAACTTGTCCGCCATTGTCATGGATCAATTTGGTGATTTCTTTTATAGACGATTCAAAAACCCCATGGGTAGATGGATAAGTCACCATTAAGGCGGCAAGGTTGTCTTTGTGCAAAATGGCTTTTTCAGCCAAATCACTTACATCAATATTGCCGTTATCGTCGGTTTTAGTCACCACTACCTTCATTCCCGCCATAACTGCCGAAGCCGGATTGGTTCCATGCGCTGAGGCTGGGATTAGGCATATGTTTCTATGTCCCTCTTTTCTAGATTCATGATAGGCCCTAATTACCATTAGTCCAGCATATTCGCCTTGTGCCCCAGAATTGGGTTGTAGGGAGGTGCCGGCAAATCCGGTGATTATATTTAGGTCCTTCTCTAATTCTTTTAGCATTATTTGATATCCTTCCGCCTGATCTATTGGCGCAAAAGGATGTATATTGGCCCAGCGTGCCATGCTAAGAGGAAGCATTTCTGAGGCTGCATTCAATTTCATGGTACAGGATCCCAAGGAAATCATGGAATGGTTCAATGCCAAATCCTTTCTTTCCAATTTCTTTATGTATCGCATCAACTCCGTTTCAGAATGATAGGAGTTGAAAACCGAATTGGCTAAAAACGGGGAGTTTCTCTTAACTGATGGGAGGATGGCCGAGGTGGAATTTAATGCCACAATGGTGTTCTCTTCTTTATCTAATGCTTCTGCGAAAATTGCAGTTATTGCCTGTAAATCCTTTAAAGAGGTTGCCTCGTTTAGTGAGATACTTATGGTATTACCATCAATATAATTAAAATTCACTCCTTGTTTTTCGGCGATTGCTTTTACTTTTTCAGCATCCGCGTTTACCATCAAGGTGTCAAAATAAGAGGAATTGATCTGGGAAACACCTAATTTCTCCAAGCTTTGCGCTAAGGTAGTGGCTGAGGAATGTACCTTGTTGGCAATGTATTCTAGTCCTTTGGGGCCATGGTACACTGCGTACATTCCTGCCATTACAGCTAAAAGTACTTGGGCAGTACAGATATTGGAAGTAGCTTTATCTCTTTTTATATGTTGTTCCCTGGTCTGCAATGCCATTCTTAGGGCGGTTTTGCCGTCGGTATCCTTGGTGACGCCAATAATTCTGCCGGGAATACTTCTTTTATATTCCTCCTTGGTGGCAAAATATGCAGCATGGGGACCACCATAGCCTAATGGAATACCAAATCGCTGTGTAGTACCCACTACCACATCGGCGCCAAATTCGCCCGGAGGGGTTAACATAACAAGACTTAATAGGTCTGCTGCTACTGCTGTTTTTATATTATTTTCTGAAGCTTTTACCACAAATGGTGCAAAATCGTGTACCTGACCATTTTTGCCTGGATATTGAAGAAGGGCGCCGTAGAAATCCTCGCCAAAAGTAAAATCTTCGTGGTTGCCAATCGTTAATTCAATTCCTAAGGGGGCCGATCTTGTTTTTAGTAAGGAAAGGGTCTGTGGTAAAATTTCCTCTGAAACGAAAAATTTCAACACATTGTTTTTCTTTTGCTCCCTAGAGCGTAATTCATAGAGCATGGCCATTGCTTCTGCAGCTGCCGTACTTTCGTCCAAAAGGGAAGCATTGGCCAGTTCCATCCCTGTTAAATCTACCACCATGGTCTGGAAATTTAACAAGGCCTCTAAACGTCCTTGGGCAATTTCTGCTTGATATGGGGTGTAGGCGGTATACCAACCTGGGTTTTCTAGAATGTTTCTTTTAATGACCGAAGGGGTTAGACCCTCATGGTACCCAAGGCCTATATAGGATTTGAAAATTTTATTTTTTTCCGATAGTTCCTGGATGTGCGACAAGTACTCGTGTTCGCTCATAGGTGGGTCCAGTACTAGTGGCTGCCTTAGTCTAATATCATCGGGGATGGTTTCTGTAATTAATTCGTCTAGAGTTTCTACTTTTATGGTTGCTAACATCTGTTGAAGATCTTCTTCTTCAATGCCAATGTGGCGTAAGGCAAATACGTCTGTCCTCATAGTTTGAGTATTTTATCTAAAAATAATGGTGTGCAAAAGTACTCATTATTTATAATTATTTTGTAGGTTTAATTAGGATCTCCTTTAAAGTTTTTAACCGACCAAGCGACTTATAAACAGTTTGTTGCAAATTGACTTATGTATTATTTAAAACGCTTGTTCGAGTTTTATCTGGATGCCAGTATCCATACGGCATTGGCGGTTTTTGCGTTGATCGAGGTTACCGGTGTTTTTTTTGGAATTACCAGAGACCATAACTTTTCCTTTTTGGTGTTTTTTGGCACTATAGTTTGCTACAATTTCGTTAAATATGGAGTAGAGGCCAAGAAGTATATTCTGGTGTCCAGTACCTACCATAGGTATATACAATTCGTTAGCTTTATTGCCGGCGCCTTTGCGTTATACCATGCGTTTTACATTACGCTTAGTGCTTGGGTGGGTATTGTTTTCTTGTCATTATTGACTGGGTTGTACGCTGTTCCCATGCTCCCCCGTGCAAAGAATCTTAGGAGCTTGGGCGGATTTAAGATATTCATTGTAGCCTTGGTGTGGGCGGGATCAACGGTGTTGCTACCAGTGATGTCTGCAGATAAGCCTATTCGTTGGGATGTAATTATTGAAGGAATTCAACGGTTTATAATGGTGCTGGTCTTAATGGTGCCTTTTGAGATTAGAGACTTAAAGTACGATGATTTGCGGCTTAATACCTTGCCACAACGCTTTGGTTTTATAAATTCTAAATTATTAGGTGCCTTTGGTTCCTTGCTATTTTTTATGTGCACTTTTTTAAAGGATGACATCACTTATTTGGATGTCATTAGTAAGGGGTTTTTGTTTCTTATTTTATGGCTAATGATCTATAGGACAAAGAAGATTCAATCCAAATATTTTTCTTCATTTTGGGTAGAAGCAATTCCAATTTTTTGGTGGGGATCCGTATTGGTAATCGGGCATTTCTTATCTACTTTCGCTTAGGGCTTTTTTTAACCTTTCCTTTTCTTCCAGCGGAAGCGTCCTTAGGTTGGCCTGGTCGCAAAGTGAGGTGAGCTTAGTGTTCTTTTTTATGAATGTTTTGCAGGTGCGACACATTAATAAATGAATCCTAATCCGTATTTTTTCAAATAGTGTGGCTTCCTTGTAC
Encoded here:
- the pafA gene encoding alkaline phosphatase PafA, which translates into the protein MIKRSVLVLFLLVFLGYASVPLHAQRKSRNKIEISETKEIAATPKLVVGIVVDQMRYDYLTRFWDRYGEGGFKRMVNDGFNCKNNHFNYAPTYTGPGHASVYTGTSPSVHGIIGNDWYDKFDDKSVYCAGDDSYNSVGTASDSGKMSPHRMQSTTMTDQLRLHTQMQGKVIAVAIKDRGAVLPGGHSANAAYWFKGGDEGNWITSTYYMDELPTWVKDFNTKRSVDAYKKPWTTLKDINTYAESGSDKNNYEGLFKGKASATFPYDLEALWDDNDQYSILANTPYGNSLTTDFALAALDKESLGEDNITDFLAVSYSSTDYVGHKWGVNSKEIQDTYMRLDQDLERLFKRLDEKVGVGEYTVFLTADHAAVHVPAYLKDQKIPANYLSLTDIKNKLNDYLKYTFGSTEIIKNISNNQIFLDHKVVNNLDIDLAEIQNNIAQELILYEGIYKIYTANQMWQNNYTKGISNIIQNGYNQKRSGDILIVYDPSAISYNKTGSTHGSPWIYDTHSPLLFFGKGIKKGSTVNRTEIPDIAPTISALLGMAFPSGTTGAPIVEVLE
- a CDS encoding glycosyltransferase family 2 protein, with translation MKYQIIIPAHNEGNFLSDNLQSVANQSLTPFRVVVVNDHSTDNTESVIDHFTSKYPFITKLNTTSSEEHMPGSKVINAFNKGLEIIDLDYDFLVKLDADTILPSDYFKKIAEIFHLNPKAGIAGGFIYEQDKSGEWILNHPMDKDHVRGAFKAYSKTCFKAIGGLKNAMGWDTVDELLAQYYSFEIHTEDSLAVKHLRPLGKGYNQKARLLQGKAMYTMRYGLIISFIASIKMAFKHHKPKVFWDNMRGFLKAKKEKSPFLVNTAEGKFIRQLRWKKIRAKLF
- a CDS encoding class I SAM-dependent methyltransferase translates to MYEKTFPNKRFKNTLDFLKKHISPDQTILDLGVENPFSRIMKENGYSVSNTKGEDLDLDYTSVQKSSAEVVTAFEIFEHLIAPYNILTEIKSNKLVASIPLRLWFSPAYRSKTDAWDRHFHEFEPWQFDWLLEKAGWEVKDSAKWTNPVKKLGIRPLLRSFTPRYYIVYAERKIHANNNSK
- a CDS encoding 3-oxoacyl-ACP synthase III family protein; this encodes MKIGITGTGSYLPSVVTKNVDFLEHEFLNDDGTSFNHSNEVIIQKFRSITGIEERRYATKDINTSNMAFFAAEKAIADAGIDKEELDYIIFAHNFGDVSEGKSQGDTLPSLATRVKHQLKINNPKCVAYDLMFGCPGWLEGVIQANAFIKSGIAKKCLVIGAETLSRVVDKHDRDSMIYSDGAGATIVESREDNGQILAHNSATYANGEAYFLFFGDSFSKQVDEDHRYIKMYGRKIYEFAITNVPLAMKECLDQSGVAISEVNKIFIHQANEKMDEAIIKRFYKLYNQEMPKGIMPMTIAKLGNSSVATIPTLFDMVKKGKVENQSISKGDVVIFASVGAGMNVNAIVYRV